Part of the Pseudodesulfovibrio hydrargyri genome is shown below.
CCAGGCGATTTTCACTCATGAATCCGCCTTGTTGCGTTTACACGAAAAGACTCCCTCGACGATCCAGGGCTACATCAGAAAGGGTTTCCTGCCGGAGGAAGTCGACTTCACGACACAGTTGACCGGCCTGACGCAGCGAGACCTGACGGAAAAACTCGGTCTTTCGACGCGCACTTTGCAACGGAATCTCAAGGAAAAAAAGAGGTTGTCCCCGGAGAAGAGCGACCGCCTTTTCCGATTGCAAAAGCTCACCAGCGCGGCCTTGGACCTCTTTGACGGGAATGTCATGGCCATGCAGCAATGGATCAAGACGCCGCTGCCCGTGCTCAACGGGGAATCGCCCATTTCCTATTCCGACACCGAACCGGGAGCGCAGTTCGTGCTCGACCTGATCGATCGGCTTGAGAATGGGGTCTTCTCCTGATGCGGGCTTTCCGCATCGTCCAGACCAGGCGTGTGGCGACCTGCCTTGATGGCGAGGGGGCCAGAAGGGCCGGAGGGCGCTGGAACTCCAAAGGGAAACCGGTCACCTACACCGGGACGAACATAGCCCTTTGCCACCTTGAAATCCTGGTCCACATGCCCGGCACCGACCTCACGTTGTTGCCCTTCAGCATCATGGAGGTCGACGTGCCGGACGAACTCGTGATTCCCCTGGACCTCTCGCTGCTGCCCGAAGATTGGAAGTCTCCGGAAAATGCGGAGTGCAAGAGACTGGGTGACGCCTGGCTCGATGCGGCGGACAGCGTTGGCCTGCTCGTACCGAGCGCCGTCGTCCCCATGGAAAACAACCTGCTTCTGAACCCGGGGCATCCCGGCTTCAAAGCCGTCAATCCCCTTCCCCCCCTGCCTATTCATTTCGATCCCCGCCTGTTCGCGGGACGCAAGTAGGCATCCGATCATTCGCAAATCCGATTGGCAATCACCCCGGGTTTGTGCGACCCTGCGCTGGCGCCTTGTCACCCTTGTTCGGCGGGGCGCGGTTCATGACATTACTTAATGCCAAGGCGGATAGCATCATGTGGAAGCGTGCGGTGTGCACCAAGGACTGCCCGGACACCTGCGGGCTGCTGGTCAAGGTCGAGGACGGGACAATCACCAAGGTCAAGGGCGACCCGGAACACCCCTACACCCAGGGGTTCATCTGCAAGAAGGGGGCGCGGTTCCCGGAACACGTGCACGGCGCGGCGCGGCTGACCACGCCGCTTAAGCGCACCGGGCCCAAGGGGAGCGGCGAGTTCGCGCCGATCACCTGGGACGAGGCCCTGGACGAGGTGGCCGCCAACATCCGGCGCGTGGCCGACGAATTCGGGCCCGAAGCCGTCCTGCCCTATTCCTATGCCGGGCACATGGGTGTGGTCCACCGCTTCGCGGGCCACGCCTTCTTCAACAAGCTCGGCGCGAGCCGCCTCGACTACACCATATGCAGCGCGGCGGCCATCGCCGGATTCAACGCCTCCCTCGGCTCCGGGCCGAGCACCGAGATTCAGGAGGCGGCCGGGGCCGACCTCATCGTCATCTGGGGCAGCAACACCCTGGTCACCAACGTCCACGCCTGGCCGCACTTCACCAAGGCCCGCAAGGACGGCGCGAAGATCGTGGTCATCGATCCCTACCGCAACCACACGGCCCGCGAGGCGGACGTCCACCTCATGCTCCGGCCCGGCACGGACGCGGCCCTGGCCCTGGCCGTCATGCACGTGCTCATCGAAGAGGATATGATCGATCACGGTTTCATCGCGGCGCAGACCATCGGCTTCGACCAACTCAAGGAGCGCGCGGGAGAGTGGCCGCCGTCCCGCGCCGCCGAGGTCTGCGGCCTGTCCGAGGCCGAAATCGTCGAGTTCGCCCGCGCCTATGGCACGGCCCGCGCCCCGTACATCCGCACGGGATGGGGACCGGCCCGGCAGCTGGCGGGCGGCATGGCCATGCGGACCCTCTGCCTGCTCCCGGCCCTGGTCAACGCCTTTGCCAAGCCCGGCGGGGGCATCACCCGTTCGCTGGGCGGCGCGCCCGGCACGGCCCCGTCCCTGATCCGCGACGACCTGCGCCCGGCGGGCACGCGCACCGTGAACATGGTCCACCTGGGCCACGCCCTGACCGAGCTGGCCGATCCGCCGGTCAAGCTGCTCTACAACTACCTGTCCAACCCGGCGGCCGTGGCCCCGCAGTCCGCCCAGGTCATGGCCGGGCTGGCCCGCGAGGATCTGTTCACCGTGGTCCAGGAGATGTACATGACCGACACCGCCAAGTTCGCGGACGTCATCCTGCCCGGGGCAAGCTTTCTCGAGACGGGCGACCTGTACCGCTGCTACGGCCACAACTACGTCCAGATCGGACGGCCCGCCATCGAGCCCGTGGGCGACAGCCGGTCCACCCTGGACATCTTCCAGGGCTTGGCCAAGCGGTTGGGCTTCACCGAGGAGGTCTTCTCCCTGACCGAAGAGCAGTGCATCGAGCGCGTCCTGGCCGAGTCCGCCGGTTCCCCGTATCTTAAAGGCGTGGACCTCGACGCCCTGCGCCGGGGCGAACCGGTCCGGTTGAACATCCCGGCCAACCCCTTTGCCGAGGGCTTCAAGACCCCGTCCGGCAAGGTCGAGTTCTTTTCCCAGGCCATGGCCGACCAGGGTCTCGATCCCCTGCCCGACGGCACCCCGGTGCGCGACCCCGAGGGCGGCGACGCCTACCCGCTCGAATACCTCACCCCGCCTCATCCCCTGTTGCTCAACTCCGCCTTCAACGAGGTCGAGTCCATCCGCGAACGGACCGGCGGCCCCCGGGTGCTCATCCATCCCGACACCGCGTCCGCGCGGGGCATCGCCCAGGGCATGACCGTGCGCGTGTTCAACGGGCGCGGCCAGAACACCGCCCGGGCCGAGGTCACCGAGGACACCCGCCCGGACCTGCTCGTGGCCGAGGGGCTGCACTGGCCCAACCAAAAGCCCGGTGAGGGCTCCAACCAACTGACCAGCCAAAGGCTGACCGACATGGGCAACACCTGCGCCTTCCACTGCAACAAAGTGGAGGTTGAGCCTGTCGGCTAGAGGGGGGGGCGGCTTCCGATAGCGGGCCATCTGCACATTTTTTCCGGCCGCGCCAATCCTCACGTAGACGGCTACGCTGCGGTGAAAGCCCCCCGGAAGAAAATGCACAGCTGCACCACTCTCGAAAGCCTTGTGCTAGCGCGGGGAGAGAGCCGCTGTAGGGTACTGCGCACCCGAATCGCTCCATAGGGATAAAGAAGTATCGGCCCCTGACTCGAGTATGAGCCGGGGGCCATTTGGTGCTCTCGCCGCGAAGCGGATAAGAAAAGTTTAGGAAGGAAAAGGGGATGGGGGTCCGGGGAAGGGGGAAAGGAAAGCCCTTTTCAAAGGGTTTCCTTTCCCCCTTCCCCCGGCCGCCGGAGGCAATCAAAAAGCCGCCCGTGGGCGGCTTTTTGATTATCCTCAGATTGAGCCTGGCTAGGCCTTTTTCAGCTTGGAGGTGTCCAGGGGGAGGTCGCGGAGGCGGACGCCGGTGGCGTTGAAGATGGCGTTGGCCACGGCCGGGGGCACGGAGGGGACGCTCGGTTCGCCGATGCCGCCCGCCTTGGCCCCGCTGTCGGCCAGGTGGAACTCCATCTTGGGCACCTGGGTCATGCTCAGGATGGGGTAGCCGCTGTAGTTCTCGGTCTGCGCGCCGCCATCGGCAAAGCGCATGGCCTCGCTGAAGGTCATGGACAGGCCCATGACCGCGCCGCCCTCCATCTGGGCCGTGAGCGCGTCCGGATTGACCGAGATGCCGCTGTCCACCACGCCGACGATGCGCTGCACGGTGACCGCGCCGGAACTGCGGTCCACCGTCACCTCGGCCATGTGCGCGACCACGGTTTCGAAGCACTCGGTCATAGCCACGCCGCGCCCCACGCCTTCCGGAGCCGGGGTGCTCCAACCGGACTTCTCCGCCAGCAGGCTCAGGGCCTTGTGGGCGCGGGAGCCGGGTTCGAGCATGGACAGCCGGAACTCGACCGGGTCGCGGCCCGCCTTGTGGGCCAGTTCGTCCATGAAGGATTCCACGGGGAAGACGTTGTTGGAATAGGCGATGGAGCGCAGCCAGCCGACGCGCATGGGCAGGTCCACGAGCGCGTAGTCGACGAGGAGGTTGTCGAGCTTGTAGGGCATGTCGTCGAGCCCCTGGATGGACGAGGAGTCCATGCCGTCCTTGACCGCGTCGGGCTGCACCCGGGACAGAATGGAGGGGGAGGCGATCTTGTGCCGCAGGGCCGTGAGATTGCCCTTGGCGTCCAGCCCGCCCCGGGTCCGGCAGACGCTGGCCGGGCGGTAGACGTCGTCGCCGAACTCGTCCTCGCGGGTCCACATGAGCTTGACCGGCCTGGACACGGCCTTGGACAGGGCCACGGTCTCGGCGACCACGTCGGACTCGATGCGCCTGCCGAACCCGCCGCCGCAATAGGTGGTCATCAGCTCGATCTTGTCCTGGGGCAGTCCGGTGACCTCGGCCGCGGCCATGACCGAGGCGGTCTGGCCCTGGATCGGGACCCAGATGCGGCAGCGGTCCTTTTCGACAAAGGCCGTGCAGTTGGACGGTTCGAGCTGGGCATGGGCCATGAACGGCACGGAGTAGACGGCCTCGATGGTCGTCGCGGACCCGGCCAGGGCCTTGTCCGCGTCGCCCCGGCTCTTTATGGCGCCTGGCCCGGCCATCTTGCGCTTGAAGAGATCGGCGATGTAGTCGTCGCTCAACTCGGGCACGGCCCCCTTGGACCACTGGGTGGCCAGGGCCTCGCGCCCCTTGAGCGCGGCGTAGGTGTTGGCCGCGAACACGGCGATCTTGTCGTCCTGGCGCAGGACCTTTTCCACGCCCTTGACCGCCATGGCCGCCTTCTCGTCATAGGACAGGGGCTTGGCCCCGTAGCGCGGCGGGCGGTCCATGACCGCGATGAGCATGTCCGGGACCTTGACGTCCAGGCCGAATTTGGCGGTCCCCTGGACCTTGTCGACCATGTCCAGCCGCTGCCGGTAGGTGCCCATGATGGAATAGTCCTCGCGCGCCTTGAGCGGCGGCTTGTCCGGGACCGGCTGCTTCGCGGCCGCGCCGACCAACTCGCCGTAGCCCAGGCTGCGCCCGTCCGGGCCGGTCACCCGGCTGGATTCGGCCTTGCAGCGGGCCGGGTCCACGCCCCATTGTTCGGCTGCCGCGCGGATCAGCATGAGCCGGGCCGCCGCGCCCACGGAGCGCAACAGGTCCCAGCGGCGCCGGATGCTGGTGCTCCCGGCTGTCAGCTGGACGCCCCAGACCGGGTCCTTGAACACGTCGGCGGCCAGGGCCATGCGCACGCCCACCCTGCTCCAGTCCGCGTCCAGCTCGTCGGCCACGATCATGGCGATGCAGGTATGCGTGCCCTGGCCCAGGTTGGTCTGGCCGACCCACACGGTGATCCCGCCGTCCGGGGCTATCTCCAGAAAGGCGTGGGGCTTGAAGGTCGTGTCCGCGGCAACGGCCGGGGAAAGATTGACGAGGGTCATGCCGCCGGGCACGGCCACAACGGCCAGGGCCAGGCAGCCCTTTTGCAGGAATCGGCGCCGGGTCATTTCCTTGGTCATGACTTGCCCCCCTTCTTCATGGTTTGCGCGGCCTGCTTCATGGCCGGAAGGACCCTGGGATGGGTGCCGCAGCGGCAAGTGAAGTCGTCCATGGCCGTGGCCAGGTCCGCGTCGGACATGGCCTTGCCGCCCGACAGCACGTCCACGGCCTGCAGCATCATGCCGGGCTGGCAGTAGCCGCACTGGGGCACCTGGTGCTCGATCCAGGCCTGTTTCACGGGGTGGTCCTCGGGCAGCCCCTCGATGGTCACCACCTTGCTCTCGCCCACGCTGGAGACCGGGGTCACGCAGGACCGCTCGGCCGCGCCGTCGATGAGCACGGTGCAGACGCCGCACATGCCCTCGCCGCAGCCGTATTTGACGCTGGTCACGCCGATGTCGTCGCGCAGGACCCACAGCAGCGGGGTGTCGGGGTCCACGTCGACCCGATGATCCTTGCCGTTGACGTTGATGACAATCATGTTCCCTCCGGTGGTTTGACGGGTTGGGGATGGAGCGCCAGGACGCCCGGACATTCCGATTACCGCCTACATAACACATTGTGTCCGTTCTGGCAGCATCTGCGGAGCAAATAATCACCTATCCCCTCTAGGTTGTCGAAATCCGTCGAGAACCAGGAGTATCGCTCGATTTCGTTGCTTTTCCTCCCGCCTCGGGCTAGTAAGGTCGAGCATTTTTGGCCCGAACCGGTTGTTTTTTTACCCGAGAGACCATGCGAACGGCTCTAGTCATCATCCTTTTCCTGCTGCTCCTGCCCGCGGCCGTCCCGGCGGCGGAGGATCTGCCCTATCCCTTCGCGGACCCGTACCGGGCCACGGTGCTGGGCACGCCCGCCAAGCTACGCTACCGGTTCGAGGATCCGGTCCGCCCGGACGTCCGGGCCATCCGCATCGAGGGCCGCCAGGTGCCCGAGGTCTTCTCCTACAGCCGGGACATGTTCTTCACCACCGCCCTGCAGAACCACCCGGCCCCGCTCATGTTCGTCATCGCGGGCACGGGCGCGGAACACAATTCGGGCAAGATGGCCTTCCTGACCCAGGTCTTTCACGAGGCGGGCTATCACGTGGCCGCCCTGTCCTCGCCCACGCACATGAACTTCGTCATCAGCGCCTCGGAACACCGGGTGCCGGGCTACGTGCCCTTTGATGTGGCCGACCTGGACCGGGTCATGGGCTGGGTCCGCGAGGAGCTGGCCAAGGAGTGCGAGATCACCGGATACAGCGTGGCCGGGTACAGCCTGGGCGGGCTGCACGCGGCCTTTCTGGCCAAGCGGGACGACGAGACGCACGAGTTCGGCTTCAAGCACGTGCTGATGATCAACCCGCCCGTGTCCCTGTACCGCTCGGTGACCCGCCTGGACTCCTGGGTGACCGGGGAGAATCTGGGGCGGACCACGGTGCACCAGGAGATCGAAAAGTTCATCGACCGCTTTTCCGACTATTACCTGCACGCCGAGGTGACCGACCTGGACGACGATTTCATGTACGACATGATCACGGACTTCCACCTGGACGAGCGCGATCTCAAGACCTTGATCGGAGCCGCGTTCAGGGTCTCGTCCGCGTCCATGATCTTCAGTTCCGACGTCTGCCTGCGGGCCGAGTACCTGGTCCCGCCGAGCCACTACCCGCTCGAGACGTCCAGTCCGCTGCTGCCCTACGCCCGACAGGCCTTCGACATCCCGTTTCAGGGCTACCTGGACGAGTACCTGCTGCCCTACCTGCGCTACAACGACCCGACCGTCACCCGGGCCGGGGCGCTCTGGCGGTCCAGCCTGGAGTCCATCCGGGACTGGCTTGAAAAGGCGGACAAGGTCGAGGTGGTCGGGACCAGGGACGACGTCATCCTGGATGCGCAGGACCTGCGTTTCCTGGAGACGGTCTTCGGCGACCGGGCGCACCTCTTCGAGCACGGCGGGCACTGCGGGAACATGATGCACCCGGCGTTCGTCCGGGCGATGAAGGATTTGGTGCGGCCGTGAGCGTGCGTCCCCTGCTCGTCGCGGCCGTGCTGGCCCTGCTGCTCCTTGGCGGGTGCGGCCCCAAGGTGGTGGACGTGACCGACCCGCAGGCCGGGCTCGCGCCCACCGGGTTCCGGGCCACGACGCACCACTGGCCCCAGGCCGACTCGCAGTCCCTGCGCTTCCTGGACATCTATGACCCGTGGGAGCCCATGAACCGCAACCTGTACGAGATCAACGCCACCCTGGACAAGTACGTCATGCTCCCGGCGGCCAACGCCTACCGGCTCGTGCTCCCGGCCCCGGTCCGCTCCGGAGTGAAGAACTTCTTCGCCAACCTCAACGAGCTGCCCACCGCGTTCAACAGCCTGCTCCAGGGCCGTTTCAAGAAGGTGGCCATCTCGTTCTCGCGCTTTTTGATCAACTCCACCTTCGGCCTGCTCGGCGTGCGCGACCTGGCCTCGCGCAACGAGAAGCTCCCGCGCCAGAACGAGGACGTGGGCCAGACCCTGGGCTACTGGGGCCTCGGCCCGGGACCGTACTTCGTCATGCCGGTCATGGGCCCGTCCAACGTGCGCGACACCGTGGGCTTCGGCGGCGACATCCTGGTCCTGTACGTGGAGATGGAGATGATCTACCTGGCCGCGGGCATGGACGACAGCCGCCCCCTGGACCTGGCCGATCTGGTCCTGCGCGGCCTGAACATCCGCGCCAACACCGCCTTCAGCTACCACTCCACCGGCTCGCCCTTTGAGTACGAGATGGTCCGCTTCATCTACACCAAGAAACGGGAGCTGGACATCCAGCGGTAGACCGAACGATACGCGGGCGCTTCCGTCCACCGCCTTCCGCTTACCGCGAAGATTCGTCCTCTTCGTGAAAGGCGGTGACAAGATGCTCCCTGAAGCGGGCGACGTGTTCGGATGCGGCTTTGCCCCCGACATGCAGAACGACGCTTGACGGCGGCAGCGCGGGCAAGCCGTGCTGTACGTCATAGGCCGCCAGGTCGTGCGGCAAGGTGCGTCCGATGGCCGGCGTTATCGCCAGCCCCGCGCGGGCCGCGTCAAGAACGCCGGACAGCCCCCTGCTCACGTAGACGATCCGGTAGGCGCGCCCGGCATCCGCCAACGCCCGCTGCGCCCATTCATGGAAAAGGCACCCTTCCTCCACCGCCAGGGGGAGAACCCGGTTCAGGTCAAAGCCGGGGCGTGCCGCCCAAACCAGCCTGTCCCGGCAAATCACCTGCCCGCCCTCATAGTCGTCTGTGCACAGGCCGATATCCAGCTTCCCCTCGTCCAGCCCCTTTTTGACCACGTCGCTCGTGCGGCAGTGCACCTCCACGAACACGCCCGGATTGTCCTGCGCGAATCCGGCAAGCAGTCTCGGCAATAGCCCCGTGGTGTAGTGTTCGGGCGAACCGAATCGGACAACCCCCTCCGGCCGCGCGTCCGAGAGCGCCAGCACGGCGGCGTCATGCCGCTGCACGATATCCCGCGCATGGGTGATCAACAGCTTCCCGTCCGGGGTGAGTCTGGCCGTCTTCCCGCTCCGCACGAACAATGGGCGGCCCACCTCGTCCTCGAGCCGTCTGATCTGCACGCTCACGGCCGATTGCGAGCGGTTCACCTGCTCGCCCGCCTTGGTGAAACTCCGGGTGGCGGCCACGGCCAGGAAGGTCCGCAAGTATTCGGTCGGCAACTGCATTCAATGAGTCCTATTCATCGTTTTAAAGAAAACAATTCATTTCACATAT
Proteins encoded:
- the parS gene encoding type II RES/Xre toxin-antitoxin system antitoxin — translated: MPAARDKNNIGERNIPGAFNVDCVPNANEQFHGATDAGSGSPSIREEAIRTWLECQAIFTHESALLRLHEKTPSTIQGYIRKGFLPEEVDFTTQLTGLTQRDLTEKLGLSTRTLQRNLKEKKRLSPEKSDRLFRLQKLTSAALDLFDGNVMAMQQWIKTPLPVLNGESPISYSDTEPGAQFVLDLIDRLENGVFS
- a CDS encoding RES family NAD+ phosphorylase, which codes for MRAFRIVQTRRVATCLDGEGARRAGGRWNSKGKPVTYTGTNIALCHLEILVHMPGTDLTLLPFSIMEVDVPDELVIPLDLSLLPEDWKSPENAECKRLGDAWLDAADSVGLLVPSAVVPMENNLLLNPGHPGFKAVNPLPPLPIHFDPRLFAGRK
- a CDS encoding molybdopterin-containing oxidoreductase family protein; this encodes MWKRAVCTKDCPDTCGLLVKVEDGTITKVKGDPEHPYTQGFICKKGARFPEHVHGAARLTTPLKRTGPKGSGEFAPITWDEALDEVAANIRRVADEFGPEAVLPYSYAGHMGVVHRFAGHAFFNKLGASRLDYTICSAAAIAGFNASLGSGPSTEIQEAAGADLIVIWGSNTLVTNVHAWPHFTKARKDGAKIVVIDPYRNHTAREADVHLMLRPGTDAALALAVMHVLIEEDMIDHGFIAAQTIGFDQLKERAGEWPPSRAAEVCGLSEAEIVEFARAYGTARAPYIRTGWGPARQLAGGMAMRTLCLLPALVNAFAKPGGGITRSLGGAPGTAPSLIRDDLRPAGTRTVNMVHLGHALTELADPPVKLLYNYLSNPAAVAPQSAQVMAGLAREDLFTVVQEMYMTDTAKFADVILPGASFLETGDLYRCYGHNYVQIGRPAIEPVGDSRSTLDIFQGLAKRLGFTEEVFSLTEEQCIERVLAESAGSPYLKGVDLDALRRGEPVRLNIPANPFAEGFKTPSGKVEFFSQAMADQGLDPLPDGTPVRDPEGGDAYPLEYLTPPHPLLLNSAFNEVESIRERTGGPRVLIHPDTASARGIAQGMTVRVFNGRGQNTARAEVTEDTRPDLLVAEGLHWPNQKPGEGSNQLTSQRLTDMGNTCAFHCNKVEVEPVG
- a CDS encoding xanthine dehydrogenase family protein molybdopterin-binding subunit is translated as MTKEMTRRRFLQKGCLALAVVAVPGGMTLVNLSPAVAADTTFKPHAFLEIAPDGGITVWVGQTNLGQGTHTCIAMIVADELDADWSRVGVRMALAADVFKDPVWGVQLTAGSTSIRRRWDLLRSVGAAARLMLIRAAAEQWGVDPARCKAESSRVTGPDGRSLGYGELVGAAAKQPVPDKPPLKAREDYSIMGTYRQRLDMVDKVQGTAKFGLDVKVPDMLIAVMDRPPRYGAKPLSYDEKAAMAVKGVEKVLRQDDKIAVFAANTYAALKGREALATQWSKGAVPELSDDYIADLFKRKMAGPGAIKSRGDADKALAGSATTIEAVYSVPFMAHAQLEPSNCTAFVEKDRCRIWVPIQGQTASVMAAAEVTGLPQDKIELMTTYCGGGFGRRIESDVVAETVALSKAVSRPVKLMWTREDEFGDDVYRPASVCRTRGGLDAKGNLTALRHKIASPSILSRVQPDAVKDGMDSSSIQGLDDMPYKLDNLLVDYALVDLPMRVGWLRSIAYSNNVFPVESFMDELAHKAGRDPVEFRLSMLEPGSRAHKALSLLAEKSGWSTPAPEGVGRGVAMTECFETVVAHMAEVTVDRSSGAVTVQRIVGVVDSGISVNPDALTAQMEGGAVMGLSMTFSEAMRFADGGAQTENYSGYPILSMTQVPKMEFHLADSGAKAGGIGEPSVPSVPPAVANAIFNATGVRLRDLPLDTSKLKKA
- a CDS encoding (2Fe-2S)-binding protein encodes the protein MIVINVNGKDHRVDVDPDTPLLWVLRDDIGVTSVKYGCGEGMCGVCTVLIDGAAERSCVTPVSSVGESKVVTIEGLPEDHPVKQAWIEHQVPQCGYCQPGMMLQAVDVLSGGKAMSDADLATAMDDFTCRCGTHPRVLPAMKQAAQTMKKGGKS
- a CDS encoding alpha/beta fold hydrolase, producing the protein MRTALVIILFLLLLPAAVPAAEDLPYPFADPYRATVLGTPAKLRYRFEDPVRPDVRAIRIEGRQVPEVFSYSRDMFFTTALQNHPAPLMFVIAGTGAEHNSGKMAFLTQVFHEAGYHVAALSSPTHMNFVISASEHRVPGYVPFDVADLDRVMGWVREELAKECEITGYSVAGYSLGGLHAAFLAKRDDETHEFGFKHVLMINPPVSLYRSVTRLDSWVTGENLGRTTVHQEIEKFIDRFSDYYLHAEVTDLDDDFMYDMITDFHLDERDLKTLIGAAFRVSSASMIFSSDVCLRAEYLVPPSHYPLETSSPLLPYARQAFDIPFQGYLDEYLLPYLRYNDPTVTRAGALWRSSLESIRDWLEKADKVEVVGTRDDVILDAQDLRFLETVFGDRAHLFEHGGHCGNMMHPAFVRAMKDLVRP
- a CDS encoding MlaA family lipoprotein, with the translated sequence MSVRPLLVAAVLALLLLGGCGPKVVDVTDPQAGLAPTGFRATTHHWPQADSQSLRFLDIYDPWEPMNRNLYEINATLDKYVMLPAANAYRLVLPAPVRSGVKNFFANLNELPTAFNSLLQGRFKKVAISFSRFLINSTFGLLGVRDLASRNEKLPRQNEDVGQTLGYWGLGPGPYFVMPVMGPSNVRDTVGFGGDILVLYVEMEMIYLAAGMDDSRPLDLADLVLRGLNIRANTAFSYHSTGSPFEYEMVRFIYTKKRELDIQR
- a CDS encoding LysR family transcriptional regulator — protein: MQLPTEYLRTFLAVAATRSFTKAGEQVNRSQSAVSVQIRRLEDEVGRPLFVRSGKTARLTPDGKLLITHARDIVQRHDAAVLALSDARPEGVVRFGSPEHYTTGLLPRLLAGFAQDNPGVFVEVHCRTSDVVKKGLDEGKLDIGLCTDDYEGGQVICRDRLVWAARPGFDLNRVLPLAVEEGCLFHEWAQRALADAGRAYRIVYVSRGLSGVLDAARAGLAITPAIGRTLPHDLAAYDVQHGLPALPPSSVVLHVGGKAASEHVARFREHLVTAFHEEDESSR